Proteins encoded by one window of Musa acuminata AAA Group cultivar baxijiao chromosome BXJ2-9, Cavendish_Baxijiao_AAA, whole genome shotgun sequence:
- the LOC135622610 gene encoding uncharacterized protein LOC135622610, with product MYLCSLAKGPAIHFFFNISKLRISRQRISSCSSEEFRSFSRHLGPRGGKHGERTRALSSGSQQRPLGDGGGRRTGESLPWIAAAYGNREGKRIQEKAPARTKRSSWEEAAESFVARNDNDIVGKGTIVEGVEEEDGDVEPINDPRWDKIKSKYKGIVGQESGFQKPEIQRWSNRESWERRPVKEAGRSQFEKPEVQRWSKQESWGKRTWKEATESSVPKMVGQGVYGVGPVLAALMAERREFYVLYVQEGLDLSGNSKKKKDKKAVEKILQIAEKIGLKVTEASKHDLNMVVDNRPHQGLVLDASPLEMVNIKELDPVMKDDQSAPLWVALDEVTDPQNLGAIIRSAYFFGAQGVILCAKNSAPLSGVVSKASAGSLELIELLSCKNMMQFLSSSAENGWRVLGGSVSSRAVPLGDVEAGVPTILVLGSEGIGLRPLVERSCTQLIRIPGSDPLDVYGGTTEVDIEEKDQARSGKDLKSFLAVESLNVSVAAGVLLYHLIGKNNHDPGKEMNDASI from the coding sequence ATGTATCTGTGCAGCCTCGCCAAAGGCCCCGCGATTCATTTCTTCTTCAATATATCAAAACTAAGAATCAGCCGTCAAAGGATATCGAGTTGTTCCTCCGAAGAATTTAGAAGCTTTTCGCGTCACCTTGGGCCCCGAGGAGGCAAACATGGAGAGCGAACAAGGGCTTTGTCCAGTGGCTCACAGCAGAGACCTCTGGGCGATGGTGGCGGTCGGAGGACCGGTGAGTCACTCCCTTGGATAGCGGCAGCTTATGGGAACAGGGAAGGGAAGCGTATACAAGAAAAGGCGCCAGCGAGAACCAAACGCTCCTCTTGGGAAGAGGCAGCCGAGAGCTttgttgccagaaatgataatgaCATTGTGGGAAAAGGCACCATCGTTGAAGGGGTGGAGGAAGAAGACGGAGACGTCGAGCCTATTAACGACCCAAGGTGGGATAAGATCAAGAGCAAGTACAAGGGTATCGTTGGACAGGAGTCTGGGTTCCAGAAACCAGAGATCCAGCGCTGGAGTAATCGGGAGAGTTGGGAAAGAAGGCCAGTGAAAGAGGCCGGGAGGTCTCAGTTCGAAAAGCCGGAGGTTCAACGGTGGAGTAAGCAAGAGAGCTGGGGCAAAAGGACTTGGAAAGAGGCCACTGAATCATCAGTTCCAAAGATGGTTGGCCAGGGCGTATACGGTGTTGGTCCGGTTTTGGCGGCTTTGATGGCAGAAAGAAgggaattttatgttctttatgTCCAGGAAGGATTGGATTTGAGTGGaaacagcaagaagaagaaggacaAGAAAGCAGTGGAGAAAATATTGCAGATAGCGGAAAAGATAGGCTTGAAGGTCACAGAGGCTTCGAAGCACGACCTCAATATGGTGGTCGATAACCGGCCTCATCAAGGATTGGTTCTTGATGCTTCACCATTGGAGATGGTGAATATAAAGGAGCTGGACCCCGTCATGAAAGATGATCAAAGTGCTCCTCTTTGGGTGGCTCTGGATGAGGTAACAGACCCTCAAAACTTAGGGGCTATCATTAGATCAGCTTATTTCTTTGGGGCACAAGGGGTGATCCTATGTGCTAAGAATTCGGCTCCTCTAAGCGGTGTAGTTAGCAAAGCCAGTGCAGGCTCTCTTGAACTAATTGAACTTCTGTCTTGTAAGAACATGATGCAGTTCTTGTCATCATCTGCTGAGAACGGTTGGCGAGTTCTTGGAGGGTCAGTCTCTTCTAGAGCTGTCCCTTTGGGAGACGTTGAAGCAGGGGTGCCTACAATTCTTGTGTTGGGTAGTGAAGGCATTGGGTTAAGGCCTTTGGTGGAGAGGTCTTGTACTCAGTTGATTAGAATCCCTGGAAGCGATCCGTTGGATGTGTATGGTGGAACTACTGAAGTGGATATCGAGGAAAAGGATCAGGCTCGTTCTGGGAAAGATCTCAAGTCCTTTCTTGCTGTTGAGAGCTTAAATGTTAGTGTGGCAGCAGGGGTGCTTCTATACCATTTGATCGGCAAGAATAATCATGATCCAGGGAAAGAGATGAATGATGCTTCAATCTAA
- the LOC135622611 gene encoding probable 3-hydroxyisobutyrate dehydrogenase-like 1, mitochondrial: MPFPAFLRRLRLTRFVGRLRFFAMAAASSSDRDITPATTRVGWIGTGVMGRSMAGHLLSAGYYLTVFNRTPAKAQPLLDRGAKLASSPAAVARASDVVFLIVGYPSDVRRVALDPSDGALAGLAPGSVLVDMTTSDPALAAEIAEAARAGSCAAIDAPVSGGDRGARAGTLSIFAGGDEAVVRRLEPLFGCMGTVRYMGGPGQGQRAKLGNQIAIASTMVGLVEGMMYAHKAGLDVGRWLEAISTGAAGSKSLDLYGKRILDRDMEAGFYVHHYVKDLGICLKECQSMGLALPGLALAHQLYVSLMAHGEGELGTQALILVIERLNNTCLKGGPSSGSA; this comes from the coding sequence ATGCCCTTCCCGGCGTTCCTCCGTCGTCTCCGTCTCACTCGCTTCGTCGGCCGCCTCCGCTTCTTCGCCATGGCTGCCGCTTCCTCGTCCGACCGTGACATAACCCCTGCCACGACCCGGGTCGGCTGGATCGGGACCGGCGTCATGGGCCGGTCCATGGCTGGCCATCTCCTCTCCGCTGGCTACTACCTCACCGTCTTCAATCGGACCCCCGCCAAGGCCCAGCCCCTCCTTGACCGTGGCGCCAAGCTCGCCAGCTCCCCCGCCGCCGTCGCGCGCGCCAGCGACGTCGTCTTCCTTATCGTCGGCTACCCCTCCGACGTCCGCCGTGTTGCCCTCGATCCGTCCGATGGAGCCCTCGCTGGCTTAGCCCCGGGCTCTGTCCTCGTCGACATGACCACCAGCGACCCTGCTCTCGCGGCCGAGATCGCCGAGGCCGCCCGCGCGGGGTCCTGCGCCGCGATCGATGCGCCGGTGTCAGGCGGCGACCGCGGGGCGCGCGCCGGGACCCTGTCGATCTTCGCTGGAGGGGACGAGGCCGTCGTCCGGAGGCTGGAGCCTCTGTTCGGGTGCATGGGGACGGTGAGGTACATGGGAGGGCCAGGGCAAGGGCAGAGAGCGAAGCTTGGGAACCAGATTGCAATAGCATCGACGATGGTAGGGTTGGTGGAAGGGATGATGTACGCTCACAAGGCCGGGCTTGACGTGGGGCGGTGGTTGGAGGCCATATCCACGGGCGCGGCAGGGTCGAAATCGCTCGATCTCTATGGCAAGAGGATTTTGGACAGGGACATGGAAGCTGGGTTCTACGTGCATCACTATGTGAAGGATCTCGGAATCTGTTTGAAGGAATGCCAGAGCATGGGATTGGCATTGCCAGGTTTGGCGTTGGCGCATCAGCTGTATGTCTCGCTCATGGCGCATGGGGAAGGGGAATTAGGGACCCAGGCGTTGATTTTGGTCATAGAACGACTCAACAACACCTGCCTCAAAGGAGGGCCAAGCTCAGGATCAGCATGA